A genomic region of Arachis stenosperma cultivar V10309 chromosome 9, arast.V10309.gnm1.PFL2, whole genome shotgun sequence contains the following coding sequences:
- the LOC130950170 gene encoding uncharacterized protein LOC130950170, producing MASSTAKKIVSEIPTWIRVYDDGTVERPRSFPPVPPSLDDPVTGVSSKDIIISQNTKLSARLYLPKLDNDKVKLPIYIYFHGGGFFFESAFSKLYNDHLNKLLSVADFIAVSVQYRLAPEHPLPACYHDCWDALQWVASHASRNTTNTEPWLTDHGDFDKVYIGGDSAGGNIAHNIAMRAGLESLPCAVKISGAILSHPYFWGSQPVGSESVTNLEQNMNRLIWKLVYPCAPGGIDNPMINPMGPGAPSLDGLGCSKVLVLVAGKDDLRDRGLCYYEAVNKSGWQGKIQLFEDKDENHVFYLFNSESDTATQLIKRMASFLQAVTDETYAVHYCPNTTTYSPNSIYQTTLNQLLSWLTSNSSTAKNGYYNTTIGANTPNNTIYGSFLCRGDLTPTACHDCVSAAAKKVLQPDFCPVGKESVIWFAECMVRYSDQPFFSVAAEVPVYSLSNTGDVSDESHFMTVLGDTMNSAAEQAAKGGADKKFGTKEANISSFQTLYTLAQCTPDLSEFGCQKCLKIGTGQLPSCCDGKLGGRVLIPSCNVRFELYPFYHEMDVPLPPPQSNPNPKDKSNIDAVLIIAIVVPIVIVLLLFLATLWIISTRTRRKKNNSVPEGTLESSVQISSVEFLQFDVDTIIEATDNFSGGNKLGEGGFGEVYKGTLPNGQDIAVKRLSRNSRQGIIEFKNEVLLVAKLQHRNLVRLLGFCLDGEEKMLIYEFVANKSLDRFLFDASKQHQLSWPRRYKIIEGIARGILYLHEDSRLRIIHRDLKAGNILLDEDSNPKISDFGMARLFGADQTQANTNRVVGTIGYMPPEYAMRGHFSDKTDVYSFGVLVLEIISGKKITSFYDSGYAGDLLNYAWKHWRDGTPLELLDTSLRESYSRAEVIKCIHVGLCCVQEDPAQRPTMQAIVLMLNSHTVTLASPAQPPAGYIGSRSHSNFPTKEMVNTSSDKSTNTSTSQSSINRPTLPSKEMENSNARFCPRNCILHNSLTEMASATPTTTPSSNKKEIVTEVPPYIRVFSDGTVERLIQIPFVPPLLDDPKTGISSKDIIISHSPPISARIYLPKLTNEKEKLPILVYFHGGSFFLGSPFSQWFHDYINSYLAPQGKFIVVSMEYRLAPENPLPACYHDSWDALKWVASHSDNKTRVNTEPWLIENGDFDKVFIGGDSAGANIAHNIAMRAGAEALPGNVRVHGALLCHPFFYGSENVLDPEVDSSILAWKFVYPSAPGGIDNPMINPMSAGAPSLASLGCSKMIVCVAGKDQFKLRDRGVWYYEAVKNSGWHGKIELFEEAEEDHCYHVLHPETENALKLNKLLASFLQE from the exons ATGGCTTCTTCCACTGCCAAAAAGATAGTCTCTGAGATCCCCACCTGGATCCGTGTCTACGACGACGGCACCGTCGAACGCCCTCGAAGCTTTCCACCGGTGCCGCCTTCCCTTGATGATCCTGTAACCGGTGTCTCATCAAAGGACATAATCATCTCACAAAACACCAAACTCTCTGCACGCCTCTACCTTCCAAAGCTTGACAATGACAAAGTGAAACTCCCCATCTACATCTACTTCCATGGTGGTGGATTCTTCTTTGAATCCGCATTCTCCAAGCTCTACAATGACCATCTCAACAAGTTGCTCTCTGTAGCCGATTTTATAGCGGTTTCCGTGCAGTACAGGCTAGCACCGGAACACCCTCTACCTGCATGTTACCACGACTGTTGGGACGCTTTACAATGGGTGGCATCTCATGCTTCCAGAAACACCACCAACACCGAGCCATGGTTGACTGATCATGGTGATTTTGACAAGGTTTACATAGGAGGTGACAGTGCCGGTGGCAATATTGCCCATAACATAGCCATGCGTGCAGGGCTTGAGTCTTTGCCTTGTGCTGTTAAAATATCAGGTGCTATTTTATCCCACCCTTATTTCTGGGGCTCGCAACCTGTTGGATCAGAAAGTGTTACGAATTTGGAGCAGAATATGAACCGTTTGATTTGGAAGTTAGTGTACCCTTGTGCACCTGGAGGGATTGATAACCCAATGATCAACCCAATGGGTCCAGGTGCACCCAGCTTAGATGGACTTGGGTGTTCCAAGGTTCTTGTGCTTGTTGCTGGCAAGGATGATTTAAGGGACAGAGGGCTTTGCTATTACGAAGCTGTGAACAAGAGTGGGTGGCAAGGGAAGATACAGCTCTTTGAAGACAAGGATGAGAATCATGTTTTTTATTTGTTCAATTCGGAATCTGACACCGCCACTCAATTGATCAAACGCATGGCTTCTTTTCTCC AAGCAGTTACTGATGAGACCTACGCGGTTCACTACTGTCCAAACACAACAACTTATTCTCCCAACAGCATTTACCAAACTACCCTCAACCAGCTCCTTTCATGGCTCACGTCGAACTCCTCAACCGCCAAAAACGGTTACTACAACACTACCATCGGCGCCAACACCCCTAACAACACCATCTACGGCTCCTTCCTCTGCCGTGGAGACCTCACCCCCACCGCATGCCACGACTGCGTTTCCGCCGCAGCCAAAAAGGTTCTTCAACCTGATTTCTGCCCCGTGGGGAAGGAATCAGTTATATGGTTTGCAGAGTGCATGGTTCGTTACTCGGACCAACCGTTTTTCTCTGTAGCTGCTGAGGTTCCTGTGTATTCCCTATCCAACACGGGAGACGTGTCAGATGAAAGCCACTTCATGACGGTGTTAGGAGACACGATGAATTCGGCGGCGGAACAGGCGGCGAAGGGTGGCGCTGACAAGAAGTTTGGTACCAAAGAAGCAAACATTTCAAGCTTCCAGACTCTATACACGCTAGCACAGTGCACACCGGATTTGTCAGAATTTGGATgccagaaatgcctcaaaaTAGGAACTGGACAATTACCTTCTTGCTGTGATGGAAAGTTAGGAGGAAGAGTGCTGATTCCAAGTTGTAATGTTAGGTTTGAATTGTACCCCTTTTACCATGAGATGGATGTGCCTCTGCCACCACCACAGTCCAACCCAAACCCTAAAG ATAAATCCAATATAGATGCAGTATTAATAATCGCAATTGTAGTTCCAATTGTGATTGTTTTGTTGCTTTTCTTGGCTACCTTATGGATCATATCTACACGgacaagaaggaagaagaacaatTCGGTGCCAGAGGGAACTCTGGAAAGTAGTG TTCAAATTTCCAGCGTAGAGTTCTTGCAATTTGATGTTGATACAATCATAGAGGCCACAGACAACTTTTCTGGTGGCAATAAATTAGGGGAAGGAGGATTTGGTGAGGTTTACAAG GGTACACTACCTAATGGGCAAGATATTGCTGTGAAGAGACTATCAAGAAACTCTAGACAAGGAATAATTGAGTTTAAGAATGAGGTACTTTTGGTAGCCAAACTCCAACATAGAAATCTTGTTAGGCTACTCGGATTTTGCTTGGATGGAGAAGAGAAAATGCTCATCTACGAATTTGTTGCAAACAAAAGCTTGGACCGTTTTCTATTTG ATGCCAGCAAACAACACCAGTTGAGTTGGCCAAGACGATACAAAATCATAGAAGGAATTGCTCGAGGAATACTCTATCTTCATGAAGATTCCCGACTCAGAATCATACATCGTGATCTTAAAGCCGGTAATATACTACTAGACGAGGATTCAAACCCAAAAATCTCAGATTTTGGAATGGCAAGACTTTTCGGTGCTGATCAAACTCAAGCAAACACCAATAGAGTTGTTGGAACAAT TGGATACATGCCTCCAGAATATGCAATGCGTGGACACTTTTCTGATAAAACGGATGTCTACAGCTTCGGTGTCTTAGTTCTAGAGATAATATCAGGAAAGAAGATAACATCCTTCTATGATTCAGGCTATGCAGGGGACCTCTTGAACTAT GCTTGGAAACATTGGAGAGATGGGACCCCATTGGAGCTACTAGACACGAGTCTGAGAGAATCATATTCAAGAGCCGAAGTAATTAAATGCATCCATGTTGGGTTATGCTGTGTACAAGAGGATCCAGCACAAAGACCAACAATGCAGGCTATAGTTCTAATGCTAAACAGCCATACAGTTACTCTTGCAAGTCCTGCACAACCACCAGCTGGTTATATTGGGAGCAGATCTCACTCCAATTTCCCAACAAAAGAGATGGTGAACACATCATCAGACAAGTCTACAAACACAAGCACAAGTCAGAGTTCAATAAATCGGCCAACTTTGCCATCAAAGGAGATGGAAAACTCAAAT GCACGTTTTTGCCCCAGGAACTGCATACTTCACAATTCATTAACAGAAATGGCTTCTGCAACACCCACCACCACACCTTCCTCTAACAAGAAAGAGATTGTTACAGAGGTTCCTCCATACATCAGAGTCTTCAGTGATGGGACCGTGGAACGGTTAATACAAATACCATTTGTGCCACCACTTCTTGATGATCCAAAAACCGGTATCTCATCCAAAGACATAATCATCTCACACAGCCCTCCAATCTCCGCTCGCATTTACCTTCCAAAGCTCACCAATGAGAAAGAGAAACTTCCCATCCTTGTCTACTTTCATGGTGGTTCATTCTTCTTGGGATCTCCTTTCTCTCAGTGGTTCCATGACTATATCAACAGTTACCTTGCTCCACAAGGAAAGTTCATAGTGGTTTCCATGGAGTACAGGCTGGCACCAGAAAATCCTCTCCCTGCATGTTACCATGATAGTTGGGACGCTCTCAAATGGGTAGCATCTCATTCTGATAACAAAACCAGAGTTAACACAGAGCCTTGGTTGATTGAAAATGGTGATTTTGACAAGGTCTTCATCGGCGGCGACAGCGCCGGTGCCAACATCGCACATAACATTGCGATGCGCGCTGGCGCTGAAGCCTTGCCGGGCAATGTTAGAGTACATGGTGCTCTTTTGTGCCACCCTTTCTTTTATGGATCAGAAAATGTTCTAGACCCTGAGGTGGATTCTAGCATTTTGGCTTGGAAGTTTGTGTATCCTTCTGCGCCAGGTGGAATAGATAACCCAATGATCAACCCAATGAGTGCAGGGGCACCTAGCTTGGCTTCTCTTGGGTGCTCCAAGATGATTGTGTGTGTTGCTGGAAAGGATCAATTTAAACTGAGGGATCGAGGGGTTTGGTATTATGAGGCTGTCAAGAATAGTGGGTGGCATGGCAAGATTGAACTATTTGAAGAGGCAGAGGAGGATCATTGTTATCATGTGTTGCATCCTGAGACTGAAAATGCTTTAAAATTGAACAAACTCTTGGCTTCTTTTCTCCAGGAGTAG
- the LOC130951153 gene encoding cysteine-rich receptor-like protein kinase 25 isoform X2 has translation MLHLKISCAPYPLFCLITLSVVALITTEAVTDETYAVHYCPNTTTYSPNSIYQTTLNQLLSWLTSNSSTAKNGYYNTTIGANTPNNTIYGSFLCRGDLTPTACHDCVSAAAKKVLQPDFCPVGKESVIWFAECMVRYSDQPFFSVAAEVPVYSLSNTGDVSDESHFMTVLGDTMNSAAEQAAKGGADKKFGTKEANISSFQTLYTLAQCTPDLSEFGCQKCLKIGTGQLPSCCDGKLGGRVLIPSCNVRFELYPFYHEMDVPLPPPQSNPNPKDKSNIDAVLIIAIVVPIVIVLLLFLATLWIISTRTRRKKNNSVPEGTLESSVQISSVEFLQFDVDTIIEATDNFSGGNKLGEGGFGEVYKGTLPNGQDIAVKRLSRNSRQGIIEFKNEVLLVAKLQHRNLVRLLGFCLDGEEKMLIYEFVANKSLDRFLFDASKQHQLSWPRRYKIIEGIARGILYLHEDSRLRIIHRDLKAGNILLDEDSNPKISDFGMARLFGADQTQANTNRVVGTMLGNIGEMGPHWSY, from the exons atgcTGCACCTCAAAATCTCTTGTGCTCCTTATCCTTTGTTTTGTTTGATCACTCTGAGCGTTGTTGCATTAATAACTACAGAAGCAGTTACTGATGAGACCTACGCGGTTCACTACTGTCCAAACACAACAACTTATTCTCCCAACAGCATTTACCAAACTACCCTCAACCAGCTCCTTTCATGGCTCACGTCGAACTCCTCAACCGCCAAAAACGGTTACTACAACACTACCATCGGCGCCAACACCCCTAACAACACCATCTACGGCTCCTTCCTCTGCCGTGGAGACCTCACCCCCACCGCATGCCACGACTGCGTTTCCGCCGCAGCCAAAAAGGTTCTTCAACCTGATTTCTGCCCCGTGGGGAAGGAATCAGTTATATGGTTTGCAGAGTGCATGGTTCGTTACTCGGACCAACCGTTTTTCTCTGTAGCTGCTGAGGTTCCTGTGTATTCCCTATCCAACACGGGAGACGTGTCAGATGAAAGCCACTTCATGACGGTGTTAGGAGACACGATGAATTCGGCGGCGGAACAGGCGGCGAAGGGTGGCGCTGACAAGAAGTTTGGTACCAAAGAAGCAAACATTTCAAGCTTCCAGACTCTATACACGCTAGCACAGTGCACACCGGATTTGTCAGAATTTGGATgccagaaatgcctcaaaaTAGGAACTGGACAATTACCTTCTTGCTGTGATGGAAAGTTAGGAGGAAGAGTGCTGATTCCAAGTTGTAATGTTAGGTTTGAATTGTACCCCTTTTACCATGAGATGGATGTGCCTCTGCCACCACCACAGTCCAACCCAAACCCTAAAG ATAAATCCAATATAGATGCAGTATTAATAATCGCAATTGTAGTTCCAATTGTGATTGTTTTGTTGCTTTTCTTGGCTACCTTATGGATCATATCTACACGgacaagaaggaagaagaacaatTCGGTGCCAGAGGGAACTCTGGAAAGTAGTG TTCAAATTTCCAGCGTAGAGTTCTTGCAATTTGATGTTGATACAATCATAGAGGCCACAGACAACTTTTCTGGTGGCAATAAATTAGGGGAAGGAGGATTTGGTGAGGTTTACAAG GGTACACTACCTAATGGGCAAGATATTGCTGTGAAGAGACTATCAAGAAACTCTAGACAAGGAATAATTGAGTTTAAGAATGAGGTACTTTTGGTAGCCAAACTCCAACATAGAAATCTTGTTAGGCTACTCGGATTTTGCTTGGATGGAGAAGAGAAAATGCTCATCTACGAATTTGTTGCAAACAAAAGCTTGGACCGTTTTCTATTTG ATGCCAGCAAACAACACCAGTTGAGTTGGCCAAGACGATACAAAATCATAGAAGGAATTGCTCGAGGAATACTCTATCTTCATGAAGATTCCCGACTCAGAATCATACATCGTGATCTTAAAGCCGGTAATATACTACTAGACGAGGATTCAAACCCAAAAATCTCAGATTTTGGAATGGCAAGACTTTTCGGTGCTGATCAAACTCAAGCAAACACCAATAGAGTTGTTGGAACAAT GCTTGGAAACATTGGAGAGATGGGACCCCATTGGAGCTACTAG
- the LOC130951153 gene encoding cysteine-rich receptor-like protein kinase 25 isoform X1 — protein MLHLKISCAPYPLFCLITLSVVALITTEAVTDETYAVHYCPNTTTYSPNSIYQTTLNQLLSWLTSNSSTAKNGYYNTTIGANTPNNTIYGSFLCRGDLTPTACHDCVSAAAKKVLQPDFCPVGKESVIWFAECMVRYSDQPFFSVAAEVPVYSLSNTGDVSDESHFMTVLGDTMNSAAEQAAKGGADKKFGTKEANISSFQTLYTLAQCTPDLSEFGCQKCLKIGTGQLPSCCDGKLGGRVLIPSCNVRFELYPFYHEMDVPLPPPQSNPNPKDKSNIDAVLIIAIVVPIVIVLLLFLATLWIISTRTRRKKNNSVPEGTLESSVQISSVEFLQFDVDTIIEATDNFSGGNKLGEGGFGEVYKGTLPNGQDIAVKRLSRNSRQGIIEFKNEVLLVAKLQHRNLVRLLGFCLDGEEKMLIYEFVANKSLDRFLFDASKQHQLSWPRRYKIIEGIARGILYLHEDSRLRIIHRDLKAGNILLDEDSNPKISDFGMARLFGADQTQANTNRVVGTIGYMPPEYAMRGHFSDKTDVYSFGVLVLEIISGKKITSFYDSGYAGDLLNYAWKHWRDGTPLELLDTSLRESYSRAEVIKCIHVGLCCVQEDPAQRPTMQAIVLMLNSHTVTLASPAQPPAGYIGSRSHSNFPTKEMVNTSSDKSTNTSTSQSSINRPTLPSKEMENSNVSTSITEVYPR, from the exons atgcTGCACCTCAAAATCTCTTGTGCTCCTTATCCTTTGTTTTGTTTGATCACTCTGAGCGTTGTTGCATTAATAACTACAGAAGCAGTTACTGATGAGACCTACGCGGTTCACTACTGTCCAAACACAACAACTTATTCTCCCAACAGCATTTACCAAACTACCCTCAACCAGCTCCTTTCATGGCTCACGTCGAACTCCTCAACCGCCAAAAACGGTTACTACAACACTACCATCGGCGCCAACACCCCTAACAACACCATCTACGGCTCCTTCCTCTGCCGTGGAGACCTCACCCCCACCGCATGCCACGACTGCGTTTCCGCCGCAGCCAAAAAGGTTCTTCAACCTGATTTCTGCCCCGTGGGGAAGGAATCAGTTATATGGTTTGCAGAGTGCATGGTTCGTTACTCGGACCAACCGTTTTTCTCTGTAGCTGCTGAGGTTCCTGTGTATTCCCTATCCAACACGGGAGACGTGTCAGATGAAAGCCACTTCATGACGGTGTTAGGAGACACGATGAATTCGGCGGCGGAACAGGCGGCGAAGGGTGGCGCTGACAAGAAGTTTGGTACCAAAGAAGCAAACATTTCAAGCTTCCAGACTCTATACACGCTAGCACAGTGCACACCGGATTTGTCAGAATTTGGATgccagaaatgcctcaaaaTAGGAACTGGACAATTACCTTCTTGCTGTGATGGAAAGTTAGGAGGAAGAGTGCTGATTCCAAGTTGTAATGTTAGGTTTGAATTGTACCCCTTTTACCATGAGATGGATGTGCCTCTGCCACCACCACAGTCCAACCCAAACCCTAAAG ATAAATCCAATATAGATGCAGTATTAATAATCGCAATTGTAGTTCCAATTGTGATTGTTTTGTTGCTTTTCTTGGCTACCTTATGGATCATATCTACACGgacaagaaggaagaagaacaatTCGGTGCCAGAGGGAACTCTGGAAAGTAGTG TTCAAATTTCCAGCGTAGAGTTCTTGCAATTTGATGTTGATACAATCATAGAGGCCACAGACAACTTTTCTGGTGGCAATAAATTAGGGGAAGGAGGATTTGGTGAGGTTTACAAG GGTACACTACCTAATGGGCAAGATATTGCTGTGAAGAGACTATCAAGAAACTCTAGACAAGGAATAATTGAGTTTAAGAATGAGGTACTTTTGGTAGCCAAACTCCAACATAGAAATCTTGTTAGGCTACTCGGATTTTGCTTGGATGGAGAAGAGAAAATGCTCATCTACGAATTTGTTGCAAACAAAAGCTTGGACCGTTTTCTATTTG ATGCCAGCAAACAACACCAGTTGAGTTGGCCAAGACGATACAAAATCATAGAAGGAATTGCTCGAGGAATACTCTATCTTCATGAAGATTCCCGACTCAGAATCATACATCGTGATCTTAAAGCCGGTAATATACTACTAGACGAGGATTCAAACCCAAAAATCTCAGATTTTGGAATGGCAAGACTTTTCGGTGCTGATCAAACTCAAGCAAACACCAATAGAGTTGTTGGAACAAT TGGATACATGCCTCCAGAATATGCAATGCGTGGACACTTTTCTGATAAAACGGATGTCTACAGCTTCGGTGTCTTAGTTCTAGAGATAATATCAGGAAAGAAGATAACATCCTTCTATGATTCAGGCTATGCAGGGGACCTCTTGAACTAT GCTTGGAAACATTGGAGAGATGGGACCCCATTGGAGCTACTAGACACGAGTCTGAGAGAATCATATTCAAGAGCCGAAGTAATTAAATGCATCCATGTTGGGTTATGCTGTGTACAAGAGGATCCAGCACAAAGACCAACAATGCAGGCTATAGTTCTAATGCTAAACAGCCATACAGTTACTCTTGCAAGTCCTGCACAACCACCAGCTGGTTATATTGGGAGCAGATCTCACTCCAATTTCCCAACAAAAGAGATGGTGAACACATCATCAGACAAGTCTACAAACACAAGCACAAGTCAGAGTTCAATAAATCGGCCAACTTTGCCATCAAAGGAGATGGAAAACTCAAATGTATCTACCTCCATTACAGAGGTCTACCCTCGCTAG
- the LOC130951154 gene encoding 2-hydroxyisoflavanone dehydratase-like has translation MASSTTTKEIDRELPPLLRVYKDGTVERFLGSSYVPPSPQDPDTGVSSKDIVISENPLISARLYLPKLENHHQKLPILVYFHGGAFCLESAFSFLHQRYLNIIASQAKVLVASIEYRLAPEHPLPAAYEDGWYALNWISSNKSEPWLMNHGDFNRFYIGGDTSGANIAHYALLRVDQLPNQVKISGAVLAFPLFWSSKPILNEPVEGHEESSAMQVWKFVYPGAPGGIDNPLINPLAPGAASLKELGCPKILIFVAGKDELRDRGIWYCDAVKKSGWNGDVELIEVEGEEHCFQIYHPQTHNSNNMISRIASFLV, from the exons ATGGCTTCTTCAACCACCACCAAGGAGATAGACAGAGAGCTTCCACCTCTTCTGAGAGTTTACAAGGATGGAACCGTTGAACGCTTTCTTGGCTCTTCGTATGTGCCACCTTCACCACAAGACCCAGACACTGGAGTTTCATCCAAAGACATCGTCATATCAGAGAACCCTTTAATCTCTGCAAGGCTTTACCTTCCAAAACTTGAAAACCATCACCAGAAGCTTCCAATCTTGGTCTACTTCCACGGCGGTGCGTTTTGCCTCGAATCCGCATTCTCCTTCCTCCACCAACGCTACCTCAACATCATAGCTTCACAAGCAAAGGTTCTCGTAGCTTCCATAGAGTACAGGCTCGCACCAGAACACCCTCTTCCTGCTGCATATGAAGATG GATGGTATGCACTGAATTGGATCAGTTCCAACAAGAGCGAGCCATGGTTGATGAATCATGGAGATTTCAACAGATTCTACATAGGAGGTGACACTTCGGGTGCAAACATAGCACACTACGCATTGCTCCGCGTTGACCAGTTACCGAACCAAGTCAAAATCTCAGGGGCAGTGCTTGCTTTTCCATTGTTCTGGAGTTCAAAGCCGATTCTGAACGAACCAGTTGAAGGACATGAAGAGAGCTCAGCAATGCAGGTGTGGAAATTCGTGTACCCTGGTGCACCGGGTGGTATTGACAACCCACTGATAAATCCATTGGCACCTGGTGCAGCGAGCTTGAAGGAGCTTGGGTGCCCTAAAATTCTGATCTTTGTTGCTGGCAAAGATGAGCTTAGGGACAGAGGGATTTGGTACTGTGATGCTGTGAAGAAGAGTGGGTGGAATGGTGACGTGGAACTTATTGAAGTTGAAGGAGAGGAACACTGTTTTCAGATCTATCATCCTCAAACTCATAACTCCAACAACATGATTAGTCGCATAGCCTCTTTTCTTGTTTGA
- the LOC130948290 gene encoding RAN GTPase-activating protein 2 produces MELNSPQRPFSIKLWPPSQNTRQTLVERMANNLTTKSVFTQRYGNLDKEEAQESAKRIEDVAFATANQHYEQEPDGDGGSAVQLYAKECSKLLLEVLKRGPGLNGKEEVVASDDTSAPAESVFDISKGKRAFIEPAEAEELLRPLKEPENSFTKICFSNRSFGLEAAQVAQPILSSIKHQLKDVDLSDFIAGRPEAEALDVMNIFSTALEGAALRSLNLSDNALGEKGVRAFGALLKSQNHLEELYLMNDGISEEAAQAICELIPSTEKLKVLHFHNNMTGDEGALAIAEIVKRSPSLEDFRCSSTRIGAEGGVALSDALGICIHLRKLDLRDNMFGVEGGISLSKALTRHAELREIYLSYLNLEDDGAIAIINALKESAPYLEVLEMSGNDITAEAVPAIGACLEAKIFLARLNLSENELKDEGAIQVSKALEGHVHLKEVDLSSNKISRVGAQQLALTLVQKANFQLLLINGNIISTEGVEELKDIFKTSLDMLGPLDENDPDGIDNDEESDEEGGDNELESKMKSLAVN; encoded by the coding sequence ATGGAGCTGAATTCGCCGCAGAGACCGTTTTCAATCAAATTGTGGCCACCTAGTCAGAACACTAGACAGACACTTGTGGAGAGGATGGCCAACAATCTGACAACGAAATCTGTTTTCACACAAAGGTATGGAAATTTGGACAAGGAAGAAGCTCAAGAGAGTGCAAAAAGAATTGAGGATGTGGCTTTTGCAACAGCAAATCAACACTATGAGCAGGAGCCCGATGGTGATGGAGGTTCTGCAGTCCAGCTTTATGCCAAAGAATGTAGTAAGCTCCTCTTAGAAGTTCTCAAAAGAGGGCCGGGTCTAAATGGTAAAGAAGAAGTGGTAGCATCTGATGATACCTCTGCACCTGCTGAATCTGTATTTGATATATCCAAAGGCAAAAGGGCCTTTATTGAACCTGCTGAGGCTGAGGAACTACTAAGGCCGTTAAAGGAGCCAGAAAATTCTTTCACCAAAATATGCTTCAGCAACCGGAGTTTTGGACTAGAAGCAGCACAAGTTGCCCAGCCCATTCTCAGTTCCATCAAGCACCAGTTGAAAGATGTAGATCTATCGGATTTTATTGCTGGAAGACCAGAAGCTGAAGCTCTTGATGTCATGAATATATTCTCAACTGCACTAGAAGGTGCTGCCCTAAGGTCTTTAAACCTCTCTGACAACGCTTTAGGGGAGAAAGGTGTTAGAGCATTTGGAGCACTATTGAAGTCGCAAAACCACTTGGAGGAGCTTTATCTAATGAATGATGGAATCTCAGAGGAAGCTGCTCAAGCAATTTGTGAATTGATTCCTTCTACTGAGAAGCTCAAAGTTCTTCATTTCCATAATAATATGACCGGAGATGAAGGGGCATTAGCTATAGCTGAGATTGTGAAGCGTTCTCCTTCCTTGGAGGATTTTCGTTGTTCCTCCACAAGGATAGGTGCTGAAGGTGGAGTTGCCCTGTCCGATGCTTTAGGAATTTGTATCCATCTGAGGAAGCTTGATTTGCGAGATAACATGTTTGGAGTAGAGGGTGGTATTTCTTTGAGTAAAGCACTTACAAGGCATGCAGAATTGAGAGAGATATACCTAAGCTACCTCAACTTAGAAGATGATGGTGCAATTGCTATAATCAATGCTCTTAAGGAATCAGCACCTTACCTTGAAGTTCTGGAGATGAGTGGAAATGACATTACAGCCGAAGCTGTTCCTGCAATAGGAGCATGCCTAGAAGCAAAGATCTTCCTTGCCAGGTTGAACCTCTCCGAGAATGAACTCAAGGACGAAGGTGCCATCCAGGTAAGCAAGGCTTTAGAAGGCCACGTTCACTTAAAGGAAGTTGATCTGAGTAGCAACAAAATATCGAGGGTGGGGGCTCAACAGTTGGCTCTGACTCTGGTGCAAAAGGCAAATTTCCAACTTCTACTCATCAATGGAAACATCATTTCCACTGAAGGGGTTGAAGAGTTGAAGGACATATTCAAAACTTCTCTGGACATGCTTGGTCCATTAGATGAAAATGACCCTGATGGAATAGACAATGATGAAGAATCTGATGAAGAGGGTGGTGATAATGAACTGGAATCGAAAATGAAGAGTCTTGCAGTTAATTGA